The genomic DNA AATGAAAGGACTTCTCGTTTTTGAAGTCCTTTCATACTCTTTACAAACAAACCTATGTATCCCATGTTCTATTTGCCTTCGCTTTATGCTACGTACCTCGACTGAAAAGTGTTTTCAAGTAGTCTTCTGGGCAGTTGCTTTAAATATCATCTTAAAGGACTTCTCATTTTTGCGGGAAATCAGAAGCTTTCAAAAAAGCTTTTCAGCAAATATAAAGCAATCGACCAAATAATGAATGCTGAAATTTTGTTAATAATATGAATAAGACGCCCTGTTTTATCAATATTTCCGAGCATTTTCCCCCCAATTGCCAAGCCGAAAAACCAAATCCAAGATACTAAAATAGTAGAAAAAGTAAATACCCACTTTGCCTCACCTGAATAATTTAATGAATTTGTTCCGATGACGCCTATTATATCGATGATTGCATGAGGATTTAGTACAGAAACAGAGATTGCAAATAGCACTTGTTTTTTAGTGGAGATGCGTTCGCTGTTAGCTTCGTTAAGTTTTGTTTCACTTTTCCAAATGACTCCTCCCATATAACCGAGGAAAATAACACCAAGTCCAAGCAGTACTGTTTTTAACAAAGAAAATGTGAGGACGATAGCCGAAACACCTAAAACAGCAAGAAGAATTAAGAGTGTATCACATAGAGCTGCTGTTATAATGACTGGAAAGGCGTGTATTAGTGAAGGTTGACTAGCTCCTTGATTAAATATAAAGATATTTTGCACACCTAAAGGCAAAATTAGACCAAAAGCGAGAATAATTCCATGCATGATTACATTTGTCATTATTTACTTCCTCCGTTCAAAACGTTTCTTTCATGCGTTTCATTTTAGTAAAAAAAGCTTTATTTGTATCCATCCATTTTGGATGGAAAACAAACCAACCAAATATTATAATTGGTGTAATGAAAAGATAAGGAGGTAAAAAATGACAAATACAGGATGGAAACCGAATCGTCTTTCTCATACTCCTCTTCATAAGCAAATTGAAGATTATATAAAAGAAAAAATTTTAAATGGAGAATGGCCGATTGGAACGAGAATTCCATCGCAACGAGCTTTAGCAAAAGCATTTGGTGTTAACAGAAGTACTGTTGTGACAGCTTTTGAAGAGCTTGCAGCGAGTGGATTAATTGCGGGGAAGACTGGAGGCGGAACAAAGGTAGTTAATAATACGTGGAATCTACTAGCATCGTCACCAACACCTGACTGGAATACATACGTAAGTTCAGGAATTTATCAACCGAATAGAGCAATGATCCAACGAATTAACGAAGCGGAGTTTCATCCTCATATTATTCGCCTTGGAACAGGGGAGCTTTCACCACAGTTGTTACCAGCTGTCCAATTGGAACATATTTTTCAAAAAGCTTCTCGAAAAGGGATATTTTTAGGATATGAAGAACCAAAGGGAAACTTATTGCTGCGGGAGCAATTAGCGAAATATTTAAAGGGGTTAAACATTCATACGTCCCCGTCTTCAATTTTGATCGTTTCCGGTGCTCTGCAAGCATTGCAATTAGTTTCTATCGGTCTATTAAAAAAAGGTTCAACGATACTTCTCGAAAAGCCTTCATATCTCTATTCGATTCATGTCTTTCAATCTGCGGGGATGAAGTTATATGGGATTCCAATGGACAAAGAGGGGATGGAAATTTCGTTAATACAAAAATATAAAAAAGAAACGAATGGGGCGTTATTATATACGATTCCCTCTTTCCATAACCCAACTGGAATCATGATGACGGAATCGAGACGAAAAGAGCTTATTTCTGTATGTCAAGAGGAAAGACTTCCTGTGATCGAAGATGATGTTTATCGAGATTTATGGATTGATCATCCGCCTCCAAGCCCTTTAAAGGCGAATGATCATAACGGCAATGTTCTCTATGTAGGAAGTATGTCTAAATCTGTTAGTCCAGGCTTAAGAATAGGTTGGATCGTAGGGCTAGAACAAGTGATAAATCGACTTGCAGATATTAAAATGCAGACGGATTATGGATCAAGCTCGTTATCTCAAATTGTAGCTGCACAATGGTATTCTAGCGGTATATATGTTGAGCATTTAAATAAGTTAAGAGCCGAGCTAAAAATTCGTCGCGATACAATGCTTAATGCATTAAAGAATTATTTCTCGGAAATTGCTACTTGGAATGTTCCCAAAGGAGGATTTTACATCTGGCTCCGTTTATGTCAGCCTTTTTCATTTCGCCGTCTATTTGATCAAGCATTAAAAGCCGGAATTCTTCTCAACCCAGGTCATTTATACGATCAAGCTGGAAGTGAATGCTGTATCCGAATTTCCTACTCTCACGCGTCATTAAAACAAATTGAATTTGGGATGCGAAAATTAGCAGAGATAATAAAAACCCTGGAATAGATTTCAAAAATAATGTAAAAAACCCCTCAGACTATAAAAAACGCTGATATAGTTTTAGGAAGGTTACGTAGGGAAAGACAGTTCAATGGAATCGATTTATATTAGATTTGCGACAAATTTAGAGAAAGTTTTAAGAGAAATCTCTTTAAGTTTTTTCTAAGATTTAATTCGTGCAGTAATCTAGTCATCTGTTAAATTAGAAAACTTTAAAATAAATCATATGATTCTCTATTTAAATCACCAATAATTTGCTAAACTGGTTTTTAAAATAAAGCTCACATGATTTGGAGGGGTTTCATGTTTATTCATAAAATTGATGAGAATCTTTCTTTAAAGTTAGTCCAATTACATGATGCAGAAAGGATATTTACTTTAACAAATGAATCAAGAGATTATTTACAAGAATGGCTTCCTTGGCTGGACGATACTACGAAGCTTGAACATACAAAGGAGTATATAAAAACTAGTTTAAAAAGCTTTGCCGAAAGTGAAAGCATGAACACTGCTATTTTATTTAAAGGCGATATTGTTGGTGTAGCTGGTTATAATAAAATAAATTGGGCTAACAAAACTGCATATATTGGTTACTGGTTAGGAGAAAAATATCAAGGAAATGGGATTATGACGAAGGTAGCTAAAGCATTAACCGATTATGCCTTTCATGAGTTGAAGTTAAATAAGATTGAAATTTGGGCTGCCGTCGAAAATAAAAAAAGTAGAAGTATTCCCGAAAGATTAGGATTTGTGAACGAAGGCTGCATTAGACAAGCAGAATGGTTATATGACCATTATGTAGACCATGTTGTTTATGGAATGCTCGCTAACGAATGGAAAAAGTAAATACACCCCCCGCCTATAAATGTATAAATAATGGTGGGGGACTATTTGATCATTTCCTTTTTAAGCGAGGAAATGATCGTTAATAATGATTTGTTTTTTTGTTTAAAAAAATCACTCATCGGACATTCCATATTTGCAAGGCGATCAAGTACAAAAGGAATATTGTATGTTTCAATTTTTAACTTTTCGTTTACTTCTTCCCAGTAAAGTGGTGCTGCGACAGTTGCTTCTTCCTTTCCTCTCGTTGAATAAGGGCAGATAATCGTCTTTCCTTTTGCATGCTGGACATAGTCAATGTAAAGTTTACCACCCCGATTTTTTTTCATTCTTTCAACTGTAAATTCATTTGGAAATTTTTCGACTAAATAATTTGCAATAAAGGATGTAAAGATTCTTGTTTCCTCGTACGTTAAACAATTTTTACAGAGTGGTATATGGATTTGGATTCCTTTACTTCCTGAAAGTTTCGGATAACTGACGATATCAAAGCTGTCGAAAATTTTCTTCATTTCCTTTGCAGCTTTTATTGCCAACGGAAAGCTAGATCGATTCGGCGGATCTAAATCAAAGACAATTTCTATCGGTCTTTCAGTATCAATTGTTTGATAAGGGACATGAAATTCTATTGCCAATTGATTTCCCAGCCAAAGCAAAGTGGATAATTCATTACAAATAATATAATGATTTCCTTCTATTTCTTCTGTTTTAATAAAGCTTGGGGCGTAGTCCGGACAGTTCTTTTGGTAGAACGACTCTCCTGGAATTCCGTGCGGATAACGAATAATTGTTAATGCTCTTTGTTTTAAAAAGGGCAGGAAAAATGGTGATATTTGAATTAAATAGGCAAGATATTTTTCTTTATTCATATCGAGTTTTTCCCATATGATCTTTTCTGGATGGGTCATCTTTATTTCACTTTGAACTGGATGATTCGTTAAAATAAGCTTTTCCCAAGTACATTGCTCCCAAGTCAGTTCAAATTGAAAGGAGTGAAAATAAGTATTAACTAATTGATCGTTTTCGATTGCTTGAAACGTTAATTCTATACATATTCCTGGATTGACAAACACTGTATTATCTTCTATTTTTTCACGATTTCTCATAATAGCTTGAATTAATGATTTTTTTTCACTGTCCTTTAATCCGCGGTGAAATGTTCCAATTTGAACAATCTCGTCCCCTTTCTTTATACCAGCAAGAAAATATTCTTTTTCTGTATTCCATCCTAAGAGAAAAAAAAACCTTTATATTTTCTGTTTTTTGCAGGGAAATTTTTTTGCATATGTCTCTTCCTTTTTTATTCATTTAGTGTACATTTTTTCGGGTCTTGATCAACAAAAGCTTGAATACTTGGCTGTCTAAGTGAACGTCCTTCGGGCCATTCGATATATTGCACTTTAACAGTCAGGGCCGGTTGAAGCCATTGTACTTTATGCATTCTTTCGGGTTCGTTAATAAAAGGACGATTGTTTATTTTTAATGGTTCGATGATCTTTGTAAGCTGTTGCCATTCAGCTGCTGTCAGTTTTCCTGTACCGGCATGTCCGATATACAAAAGCTGATGATGCTCATTATATAGACCGAGTAATATTGAATTTACGATTCCTGACCGATAAGTAACCCCGCCAATTACAGCGATCATATCTTTATAATTTTTTATTTTTTGCCAATTAGCATTTTTTCCGTTTATGACGTATTTACTGTTCATATTTTTACAAACGATTCCTTCAAGATTATATTGTTTCACTACTTCAAAAAGTGTATGTCCATCATCTTGGATAGGAACGATTTGAATGTGCTCATTTTGTTCAATAATTTTAGAAAGTACGTTCAATCTTTCTTTCAGCGGTTCGTTGTGCATCCAATTGCCATTATAAAAAACAACATCGAAAATCATATAGTAAATT from Bacillus aquiflavi includes the following:
- the ligD gene encoding DNA ligase D, encoding MKKGDEIVQIGTFHRGLKDSEKKSLIQAIMRNREKIEDNTVFVNPGICIELTFQAIENDQLVNTYFHSFQFELTWEQCTWEKLILTNHPVQSEIKMTHPEKIIWEKLDMNKEKYLAYLIQISPFFLPFLKQRALTIIRYPHGIPGESFYQKNCPDYAPSFIKTEEIEGNHYIICNELSTLLWLGNQLAIEFHVPYQTIDTERPIEIVFDLDPPNRSSFPLAIKAAKEMKKIFDSFDIVSYPKLSGSKGIQIHIPLCKNCLTYEETRIFTSFIANYLVEKFPNEFTVERMKKNRGGKLYIDYVQHAKGKTIICPYSTRGKEEATVAAPLYWEEVNEKLKIETYNIPFVLDRLANMECPMSDFFKQKNKSLLTIISSLKKEMIK
- a CDS encoding LysE/ArgO family amino acid transporter; its protein translation is MTNVIMHGIILAFGLILPLGVQNIFIFNQGASQPSLIHAFPVIITAALCDTLLILLAVLGVSAIVLTFSLLKTVLLGLGVIFLGYMGGVIWKSETKLNEANSERISTKKQVLFAISVSVLNPHAIIDIIGVIGTNSLNYSGEAKWVFTFSTILVSWIWFFGLAIGGKMLGNIDKTGRLIHIINKISAFIIWSIALYLLKSFFESF
- a CDS encoding ATP-dependent DNA ligase codes for the protein MKFNPIIPFEPIPSDKIPLGAEWISQVKWDGVRVLTNFDGQEVKLFNRKLNERTNIFPELTKINSYTSAKSVILDGEVVALGKDGKPSFHEVMKRDGIRRIDRVKAVMNTVPIYYMIFDVVFYNGNWMHNEPLKERLNVLSKIIEQNEHIQIVPIQDDGHTLFEVVKQYNLEGIVCKNMNSKYVINGKNANWQKIKNYKDMIAVIGGVTYRSGIVNSILLGLYNEHHQLLYIGHAGTGKLTAAEWQQLTKIIEPLKINNRPFINEPERMHKVQWLQPALTVKVQYIEWPEGRSLRQPSIQAFVDQDPKKCTLNE
- a CDS encoding aminotransferase-like domain-containing protein; the protein is MTNTGWKPNRLSHTPLHKQIEDYIKEKILNGEWPIGTRIPSQRALAKAFGVNRSTVVTAFEELAASGLIAGKTGGGTKVVNNTWNLLASSPTPDWNTYVSSGIYQPNRAMIQRINEAEFHPHIIRLGTGELSPQLLPAVQLEHIFQKASRKGIFLGYEEPKGNLLLREQLAKYLKGLNIHTSPSSILIVSGALQALQLVSIGLLKKGSTILLEKPSYLYSIHVFQSAGMKLYGIPMDKEGMEISLIQKYKKETNGALLYTIPSFHNPTGIMMTESRRKELISVCQEERLPVIEDDVYRDLWIDHPPPSPLKANDHNGNVLYVGSMSKSVSPGLRIGWIVGLEQVINRLADIKMQTDYGSSSLSQIVAAQWYSSGIYVEHLNKLRAELKIRRDTMLNALKNYFSEIATWNVPKGGFYIWLRLCQPFSFRRLFDQALKAGILLNPGHLYDQAGSECCIRISYSHASLKQIEFGMRKLAEIIKTLE
- a CDS encoding GNAT family N-acetyltransferase, giving the protein MFIHKIDENLSLKLVQLHDAERIFTLTNESRDYLQEWLPWLDDTTKLEHTKEYIKTSLKSFAESESMNTAILFKGDIVGVAGYNKINWANKTAYIGYWLGEKYQGNGIMTKVAKALTDYAFHELKLNKIEIWAAVENKKSRSIPERLGFVNEGCIRQAEWLYDHYVDHVVYGMLANEWKK